The uncultured Ilyobacter sp. nucleotide sequence AAATTGATTACTCTTTCCCCAATACTTTTTTTAATTTTATCAGAGAAAATTCTAAGCTAGAAGAATTTATGTCACACCCATTCTCAGAATTTTTCCTAAAAAAAAACTGCTGCAATGCTGAAAATATCCAGGATTTTATAAAAAACACTGATTTTCAAAAATTTTTAAATAAAGAAAATAAAATCAACAAGATTTTAGAAGAACTGATATTTCATGAAAATCTCTGGGCACATGACTTAAAAAAACATATGGAGCTTTTATTTCCTGAACACGACATGGAAAATACAGAACTTTTTTTCATTCTCGGCAAAGAACCAGAGAGTAAAAATGGAGTTTTTATAGATATTGGAGAATACATAAATAACAATAGTTACCAGGAGATCATTCCCGAGATAATTTACAAATCTACTCTTTTTCTCTACACACGCAAACACCCCTATAAAATTGATTTGAAACACCTAAGTCCCGTCCACTATATGGATTTTATACATTACCTCATCCACTACAAGGGAGCTGCGGCTTATTCAGCCAGGCTTTATATGAATTCTAGCTCTTTTGATTATTCAAACTCTTATTTTCTAAAGAGTTCCATTTCATTAGATGAACTTTTAGACTCTTATAACTCTTTATCAAAAACCTTTGAAAAAACGGAAGAAGTGGATCTTTTTCATTTTTTAGAAACCAATTCTTTCCCGGAAAATCTAGGTTATCAGATTTTTCGAAGAACTATTTTATCTGGAAACTCTTTCTATGAAGTTGTCTCAAAAGCTTTTCCAGACTTTATAAATATGTATCTTCCCCCTATACTCCCCCAAAATATGCATAATTTATCTAGGGGAAACCTCAGTGAAAATT carries:
- a CDS encoding GNAT family N-acetyltransferase codes for the protein MKIDYSFPNTFFNFIRENSKLEEFMSHPFSEFFLKKNCCNAENIQDFIKNTDFQKFLNKENKINKILEELIFHENLWAHDLKKHMELLFPEHDMENTELFFILGKEPESKNGVFIDIGEYINNNSYQEIIPEIIYKSTLFLYTRKHPYKIDLKHLSPVHYMDFIHYLIHYKGAAAYSARLYMNSSSFDYSNSYFLKSSISLDELLDSYNSLSKTFEKTEEVDLFHFLETNSFPENLGYQIFRRTILSGNSFYEVVSKAFPDFINMYLPPILPQNMHNLSRGNLSENSAREISDWKYPGEYSIYNFPSWNEMSKLRWAITFKEKREKEFMGFFIQNSLIGFGQVVKGAGEIAIGVGIRPDLCGYGYGTRIVGILIEECKKINSNWTISLKVRSFNKRAINCYKKLGFQEISKYKTYSLAGEEEFIKMELYPTH